In Saccharothrix syringae, the following are encoded in one genomic region:
- a CDS encoding DUF6292 family protein, with amino-acid sequence MSGHEVPIGGLRRYVDALAAELGVVEGCACARTGPPACAHLVVTGHLSLFPDYGLLLLWDEEYGWAAALDAGWAGGPVVLSYLGDEVLPPVGEVAAFARALLREERPGDPRPVRLRAVGDVDGLVDRLGRYAS; translated from the coding sequence GTGAGCGGGCACGAGGTGCCGATCGGCGGGCTCCGCCGCTACGTCGACGCGCTCGCCGCGGAGCTGGGGGTGGTGGAGGGGTGCGCGTGCGCCCGGACCGGGCCGCCCGCCTGCGCCCACCTGGTGGTGACCGGGCACCTGTCGCTGTTCCCGGACTACGGCCTGCTGCTGCTGTGGGACGAGGAGTACGGGTGGGCGGCGGCGCTGGACGCGGGGTGGGCGGGCGGGCCGGTCGTGCTGAGCTACCTCGGTGACGAGGTGCTGCCCCCGGTGGGCGAGGTGGCGGCGTTCGCCAGGGCGCTGCTGCGCGAGGAGCGGCCCGGCGACCCGCGACCGGTCCGCCTGCGCGCGGTCGGCGACGTCGACGGGCTCGTGGACCGCCTGGGCCGGTACGCCTCCTGA
- a CDS encoding DUF4383 domain-containing protein, whose protein sequence is MSAANPAASAATRTPVQLASTVVGAVFLLVGIAGFIPGLTTNYDTMTFAGHHSEALLLGVFNVSILHNIVHLAFGAAGVALARTVRGAYLFLVGGGVVYLLLWLYGLIIDHDSSANFVPFNAADNWLHLVLAIGMVGLGLLLGRSSLPRRV, encoded by the coding sequence ATGTCCGCAGCCAACCCCGCAGCCAGCGCTGCCACGCGCACGCCGGTCCAGCTCGCCTCGACGGTCGTGGGCGCGGTGTTCCTGCTGGTCGGCATCGCGGGTTTCATCCCCGGTCTCACGACCAACTACGACACGATGACCTTCGCGGGCCACCACTCCGAAGCCCTGCTGCTCGGCGTGTTCAACGTTTCGATCCTGCACAACATCGTGCACCTCGCGTTCGGCGCCGCCGGCGTGGCGCTGGCCAGGACGGTGCGCGGCGCCTACCTGTTCCTGGTCGGCGGTGGCGTGGTCTACCTGCTGCTCTGGCTCTACGGCCTGATCATCGACCACGACAGCTCGGCCAACTTCGTGCCGTTCAACGCCGCCGACAACTGGCTGCACCTGGTGCTCGCCATCGGCATGGTCGGCCTGGGCCTGCTCCTGGGCCGCTCGTCGCTGCCGCGCCGGGTCTGA
- a CDS encoding DUF1990 family protein gives MRLSRPGQVDVGAVLRGLRGRGLNYSRSEVAPPAWTFDVHRRSLGREAAGPPEEGGLWWRARAVVADYGFTPPELVRAYYERGSDLLGRDILLEARLPGLRFLMGVRVTAVRDESDADRTLWGWGYETLEGHLERGRVDYELVKDHRSGEVEFVARSYSQLHPRAPWWMRFGWRLVGRRAQLRFYRRAGQRLAHRQSVVEVPSGGSRRFGMALLDPVIG, from the coding sequence GTGCGCTTGAGCCGGCCCGGGCAGGTCGACGTCGGTGCCGTGCTGCGCGGTCTGCGCGGGCGGGGCCTCAACTACTCGCGATCGGAGGTGGCACCGCCGGCGTGGACGTTCGACGTGCACCGCCGGTCGCTCGGCCGGGAGGCCGCCGGCCCGCCGGAGGAGGGCGGGCTGTGGTGGCGGGCGCGGGCGGTGGTCGCGGACTACGGGTTCACGCCGCCGGAGCTGGTGCGGGCGTACTACGAGCGCGGCTCGGACCTGCTGGGCCGCGACATCCTGCTGGAGGCGCGGCTGCCGGGGCTGCGGTTCCTGATGGGCGTGCGGGTCACGGCGGTGCGGGACGAGTCGGACGCGGACCGGACGCTGTGGGGCTGGGGCTACGAGACGCTGGAGGGCCACCTGGAGCGCGGCCGGGTGGACTACGAGCTGGTCAAGGACCACCGGTCCGGCGAGGTGGAGTTCGTCGCGCGCAGCTACTCGCAGCTGCACCCGCGCGCGCCGTGGTGGATGAGGTTCGGCTGGCGGCTGGTGGGCCGCCGCGCGCAGCTGCGGTTCTACCGGCGGGCCGGTCAGCGGTTGGCGCACCGGCAGTCGGTGGTCGAGGTGCCGTCCGGCGGCAGCCGCCGGTTCGGGATGGCCTTGCTCGATCCGGTGATCGGGTGA
- a CDS encoding NAD-dependent epimerase/dehydratase family protein encodes MKVVITGATGNVGTGVLRALAADREGHEVVGVCRRPPDHVPPYDGAAWVPCDLGDTSAPEVLAGAFAGADAVVHLAWMFQPLRRGEQVHRTNYTGTLAVLEAAKRAGVPHVVQASSIAAYAPAARGVDPVDEDWPTTGVPGSVYGQGKAEVEALLRRFAEDNPDTVVSVVRPTLVAQREASASFLALFFDPITPRWLLRLVAGGGLPVLPLPADLRVQLVHADDVGDAVVRILRHRAPGAFNLAADTITAKDLAHLAGARLLPIPGRLVRAAVGVLWRLHAVRMSPGWFDVGTRSPLVDTGRARAELSWVARVSSLDAAREQLAGLADGVEGGSPALHRDRLRGATTPALT; translated from the coding sequence GTGAAGGTTGTGATCACCGGGGCCACCGGGAACGTGGGCACCGGGGTGCTCCGCGCCCTGGCCGCCGACCGCGAGGGCCACGAGGTGGTGGGTGTCTGCCGCAGGCCGCCGGACCACGTGCCGCCGTACGACGGGGCCGCGTGGGTGCCGTGCGACCTCGGCGACACGTCCGCGCCCGAGGTGCTGGCCGGGGCGTTCGCGGGCGCCGACGCCGTGGTGCACCTGGCGTGGATGTTCCAGCCGCTGCGGCGCGGCGAGCAGGTGCACCGCACCAACTACACGGGCACGCTCGCGGTGCTGGAGGCGGCGAAGCGGGCGGGGGTGCCGCACGTGGTGCAGGCGTCGTCCATCGCCGCGTACGCGCCCGCCGCCCGCGGCGTGGACCCGGTCGACGAGGACTGGCCGACCACCGGCGTGCCCGGTTCGGTGTACGGGCAGGGCAAGGCCGAGGTGGAGGCGCTGCTGCGCCGGTTCGCCGAGGACAACCCGGACACGGTGGTCAGCGTCGTGCGGCCGACGCTGGTGGCGCAGCGGGAGGCGTCGGCGAGCTTCCTGGCGCTGTTCTTCGACCCGATCACGCCCCGCTGGCTGCTCCGGCTGGTGGCGGGCGGCGGGCTGCCCGTGCTGCCGCTGCCCGCCGACCTGCGGGTGCAGCTCGTGCACGCCGACGACGTCGGGGACGCGGTGGTGCGCATCCTGCGGCACCGGGCGCCGGGCGCGTTCAACCTGGCCGCCGACACGATCACCGCGAAGGACCTGGCCCACCTGGCGGGCGCCCGGCTGCTGCCCATCCCGGGGCGGTTGGTGCGGGCGGCCGTGGGCGTGCTGTGGCGGTTGCACGCCGTGCGCATGTCGCCGGGCTGGTTCGACGTCGGCACGCGGTCGCCCCTGGTGGACACCGGGCGGGCGCGGGCGGAGCTGTCCTGGGTCGCCCGGGTGTCCAGCCTGGACGCGGCGCGCGAGCAACTGGCCGGGTTGGCCGACGGGGTGGAGGGCGGCAGCCCCGCCCTGCACCGGGACCGGCTCCGCGGTGCGACCACCCCCGCGCTGACCTGA
- a CDS encoding DinB family protein produces the protein MDHEKQTLLAFLASQRAAVLEILEGMDERALTTSVLPSDWTPLGLVEHLGYAERHWFQEVLTGAAEPLDWPDDDHAPLNTPRSPDEVFAFYRAQCERADALVADVPLSAPPLGSHPAEDRGDEVADLRWIILHMIEETARHAGHLDVVRELIDGRTGIGRR, from the coding sequence GTGGATCACGAGAAGCAGACCCTGCTGGCGTTCCTGGCCTCGCAGCGCGCCGCCGTGCTGGAGATCCTGGAGGGCATGGACGAGCGGGCCCTGACCACCTCGGTCCTGCCGTCCGACTGGACCCCGCTGGGGCTGGTGGAACACCTCGGGTACGCCGAGCGCCACTGGTTCCAGGAGGTGCTGACCGGTGCGGCCGAACCGCTGGACTGGCCCGACGACGACCACGCGCCGCTGAACACGCCCCGGTCGCCGGACGAGGTGTTCGCCTTCTACCGGGCGCAGTGCGAGCGGGCCGACGCGCTGGTCGCCGACGTGCCGCTGTCCGCGCCGCCGCTCGGGAGCCACCCCGCCGAGGACCGCGGGGACGAGGTCGCCGACCTGCGCTGGATCATCCTGCACATGATCGAGGAGACCGCCCGCCACGCCGGTCACCTCGACGTCGTGCGCGAGCTGATCGACGGGCGGACGGGTATCGGACGCCGGTGA
- a CDS encoding MFS transporter yields the protein MARSLGPVLVASAVNLLPFTVFSTFLVPIAAAIGGGVALVGGLRGLGGLAALVVGVALAPLLDRVPRTRTAAGGLVLLGVASLVGAVAEFAALVVFCLLVGIAMAVLGPALAAAAADRFGHGPAAGRAATLVTATQSLTAVLAAPVVALPALLWGWRGDLVAIAAVSVLLAVVLARRPGPPVEAGERVGYLAAFRALSGVRPLVVVALLRTAAFMGYLSYLAAFYDARFDLAPGPFALVWSLSGTSFFLGNLLAGRFAGAGRVPAERLLVVALVVASVAVVGIFFTHALWSALVLTAVLGACHATAAACLVTLLVRRAGDARGAALGVHAAAMSVGTFAGAALGGVGLGLAGFPGAAAVFGVITVLAVVVARYAR from the coding sequence ATGGCCCGTTCCCTCGGCCCGGTGCTGGTCGCGTCGGCGGTCAACCTCCTGCCGTTCACCGTGTTCAGCACCTTCCTGGTGCCGATCGCCGCGGCCATCGGCGGCGGGGTCGCGCTGGTCGGTGGGCTGCGCGGGCTCGGCGGGTTGGCCGCCCTGGTCGTCGGGGTGGCGCTGGCACCGCTGCTGGACCGGGTGCCCCGCACCCGGACCGCGGCGGGCGGGCTGGTGCTGCTCGGCGTGGCCTCGCTGGTCGGCGCGGTCGCCGAGTTCGCCGCGCTGGTGGTGTTCTGCCTGCTCGTCGGCATCGCGATGGCGGTGCTGGGCCCGGCGCTCGCCGCTGCCGCCGCTGATCGGTTCGGGCACGGGCCGGCCGCCGGGCGTGCCGCGACGCTCGTCACCGCCACCCAGTCGCTGACCGCCGTGCTCGCCGCGCCCGTGGTCGCCCTGCCCGCCCTGCTGTGGGGGTGGCGCGGTGACCTCGTGGCGATCGCCGCGGTGTCCGTCCTGCTGGCCGTCGTGCTGGCGCGTCGACCCGGCCCACCGGTCGAGGCCGGGGAGCGGGTCGGCTACCTGGCGGCGTTCCGCGCGTTGTCCGGGGTGCGGCCGCTGGTGGTGGTGGCCTTGCTGCGCACGGCCGCGTTCATGGGGTACCTGTCCTACCTGGCCGCGTTCTACGACGCGCGGTTCGACCTGGCGCCGGGGCCGTTCGCGCTGGTGTGGTCGCTGAGCGGCACGTCGTTCTTCCTCGGCAACCTGCTCGCCGGGCGGTTCGCCGGTGCGGGGCGCGTGCCCGCCGAGCGGTTGCTGGTGGTCGCGCTGGTGGTGGCCTCGGTCGCGGTGGTGGGGATCTTCTTCACGCACGCGCTGTGGTCGGCGCTCGTGCTGACCGCCGTGCTGGGCGCCTGCCACGCCACCGCGGCGGCGTGCCTGGTGACGCTGCTGGTCCGGCGGGCCGGGGACGCGCGCGGTGCGGCGCTCGGCGTGCACGCCGCGGCGATGAGCGTCGGCACGTTCGCCGGCGCGGCGCTGGGCGGGGTCGGGCTGGGGCTGGCCGGGTTCCCCGGGGCGGCCGCGGTGTTCGGGGTGATCACGGTGCTGGCGGTGGTGGTGGCGCGGTACGCGCGCTGA
- a CDS encoding MarR family winged helix-turn-helix transcriptional regulator, producing the protein MSADRVARIQAEWARERPDVDVSPQGVIGRLHRLAAVLTEQLNVVYRRHGLGEGEFDVLAALRRAGAPYERAPGELAQHTMVTTGAITKRIDRLERDGLVTRRVGRGDGRRRVVALTEAGLRVIDQAFTEHMANERQLLDALGAEDAARLEGILTAWLARFEPPHEGGGWSGGR; encoded by the coding sequence ATGAGTGCGGACCGGGTGGCGCGGATCCAGGCGGAGTGGGCGCGGGAGCGCCCGGATGTCGACGTCTCGCCGCAGGGGGTGATCGGTCGGCTGCACCGCCTCGCGGCCGTGCTGACCGAGCAGTTGAACGTCGTCTACCGGCGGCACGGGTTGGGGGAGGGTGAGTTCGACGTGCTCGCGGCCCTGCGGCGGGCGGGGGCGCCGTACGAGCGGGCGCCGGGGGAGCTGGCGCAGCACACGATGGTGACGACGGGGGCGATCACCAAGCGCATCGACCGGTTGGAGCGCGACGGGCTGGTGACGAGGCGGGTCGGGCGGGGGGACGGGCGGCGGCGGGTCGTCGCGCTGACCGAGGCCGGGTTGCGGGTGATCGACCAGGCGTTCACCGAGCACATGGCCAACGAGCGGCAGTTGCTGGACGCGCTGGGGGCGGAGGACGCGGCGCGGTTGGAGGGCATCCTGACCGCCTGGCTCGCCCGGTTCGAGCCGCCGCACGAGGGGGGAGGCTGGTCAGGCGGGCGTTGA
- a CDS encoding DMT family transporter codes for METIRWALITAIAPVAWGATYYVTHHFLPADHPLWGAVLRALPAGLLLLLLRRELPRGPWWWRSAVLGTLNTGAFFALVYLAAQLLPTSLASTIMATSPVVMIALAWPLLGERPRARAVLGAAAGVFGVVLVFASGVGPANPVGVLASVAAMAMSTFGHVLTKRWGAGSDVLSVTSWQLVAGGLVLVVPAIAVEGAPPALTWRALLGFAFVSVVGTALAFAAWFAGLRHLEAGAVGLIGLLNPVTGVLLGVALAGERLTGHQLLGLALVLSGVVLGQRRTGARPSARLSTSPGTSPSARLRARLSAGPGIHPTPSPNPRLSARPAAPGRTPRPDRPRSAPPSAATPAAPVPPSPPA; via the coding sequence GTGGAAACTATCCGGTGGGCCCTGATCACCGCCATCGCCCCGGTCGCCTGGGGCGCCACCTACTACGTCACCCACCACTTCCTGCCCGCCGACCACCCGCTGTGGGGCGCGGTCCTGCGCGCCCTGCCCGCCGGGCTCCTGCTGCTCCTGCTGCGCCGCGAACTCCCGCGCGGCCCCTGGTGGTGGCGGTCGGCGGTGCTCGGCACGCTGAACACGGGCGCGTTCTTCGCCCTCGTCTACCTGGCCGCGCAACTGCTGCCGACCAGCCTGGCCTCGACGATCATGGCCACCTCGCCCGTGGTGATGATCGCCCTCGCCTGGCCCCTGCTCGGCGAACGCCCCCGCGCCCGAGCCGTGCTGGGCGCGGCGGCGGGCGTGTTCGGCGTGGTGCTCGTGTTCGCCTCGGGCGTCGGCCCGGCGAACCCGGTCGGGGTGCTCGCGTCGGTTGCCGCGATGGCGATGTCAACATTCGGACATGTGCTGACCAAGCGGTGGGGCGCGGGATCGGACGTCCTGTCGGTGACCTCGTGGCAGCTCGTCGCGGGCGGCCTGGTGCTCGTCGTGCCCGCGATCGCCGTGGAGGGCGCACCCCCTGCGCTGACGTGGCGCGCGCTGCTCGGGTTCGCGTTCGTGTCGGTGGTGGGCACCGCGCTCGCGTTCGCCGCGTGGTTCGCCGGCCTGCGACACCTCGAAGCGGGCGCCGTGGGCCTGATCGGGCTGCTCAACCCGGTGACCGGCGTCCTGCTCGGCGTCGCGCTGGCCGGCGAGCGGCTGACCGGCCACCAACTCCTCGGCCTGGCCCTGGTGCTGTCCGGCGTGGTCCTGGGTCAACGCCGGACCGGCGCCCGGCCGAGCGCCCGCCTCAGCACCAGCCCCGGCACCAGCCCCAGCGCCCGTCTCAGGGCACGCCTCAGCGCCGGACCCGGCATCCACCCCACGCCCAGCCCCAACCCCCGCCTCAGTGCACGACCAGCGGCACCTGGTCGAACGCCACGGCCAGATCGGCCTCGATCAGCCCCACCGTCCGCCGCAACGCCGGCAGCACCCGTTCCACCGTCTCCCCCGGCGTGA
- a CDS encoding IclR family transcriptional regulator domain-containing protein: MTEGTTEGGTFERGLAVLHAVASAPGPRLRRGDLAKATGLPRATADRVTATLLRLGHLRAEGADVLLGLRSMALGNAYLASCGLVGTVGPVLARLADELDETVTLAVPDADGARLVAQSTRRRAVYLAFHVGDVLPSDRTAAGVVLAGYWDEDRFVTWRHRRTADPLDAGFPAVPALAAPVADREAVFRDRVAAARARGWALDDQWVEPGLLVVAAPVCDRGGRAVAAISVLSHTSRDLDVTGVVLPRLRAAVAEAEAVLGAAVSGAPSSSDDGGSAGSAMLARSVKDEVGMDFLETLARGLAVVEAFRHAPGGLSASAAAELTGLPRATARRALQVLCDTGYAVNDGGRFALLPAVLDLGYARLSRLTLAELAQPHLAGLAASLGESVSMAVLDGDDVRYVARAAATRVMRVDITVGTRFPAHATSMGRVLLADLPAADRAPLLRRAERLTRHTVVGEPALQTTLDEVARLGWALVEEELHEGLRSLAVGVRDRAGRVVAAVNTALHVGGVTPGETVERVLPALRRTVGLIEADLAVAFDQVPLVVH; the protein is encoded by the coding sequence TTGACCGAGGGCACCACCGAGGGGGGCACGTTCGAGCGCGGTCTGGCGGTCCTGCACGCCGTGGCCTCCGCCCCCGGCCCGCGGCTGCGGCGCGGCGACCTGGCCAAGGCGACCGGGCTGCCGCGGGCGACCGCGGACCGGGTCACCGCGACCCTGCTGCGCCTGGGCCACCTGCGCGCCGAGGGCGCGGACGTGCTGCTCGGGCTGCGCTCGATGGCGCTGGGCAACGCCTACCTCGCCTCGTGCGGCCTGGTCGGGACGGTCGGGCCCGTGCTGGCCCGGCTGGCCGACGAGCTGGACGAGACGGTGACGCTGGCCGTGCCCGACGCCGACGGCGCCCGGCTGGTCGCCCAGTCGACCCGGCGGCGCGCGGTCTACCTGGCGTTCCACGTCGGCGACGTGCTGCCCAGCGACCGGACGGCCGCGGGGGTGGTGCTGGCCGGGTACTGGGACGAGGACCGGTTCGTCACGTGGCGGCACCGCCGCACCGCCGACCCGCTCGACGCGGGCTTCCCGGCCGTGCCCGCGCTCGCCGCGCCGGTGGCGGACCGGGAGGCGGTGTTCCGCGACCGCGTCGCGGCGGCCCGTGCGCGGGGGTGGGCGCTGGACGACCAGTGGGTCGAACCCGGGCTGCTCGTCGTGGCCGCGCCGGTGTGCGACCGGGGCGGGCGCGCCGTCGCGGCGATCAGCGTGCTCAGCCACACCAGCCGGGACCTCGACGTGACCGGGGTGGTGCTGCCCCGGCTGCGGGCGGCGGTCGCCGAGGCGGAGGCGGTGCTGGGTGCGGCGGTGAGCGGTGCCCCGTCGTCGTCGGACGATGGGGGTTCCGCGGGGTCCGCCATGTTGGCCAGGTCCGTCAAGGACGAGGTCGGCATGGACTTCCTGGAGACCCTGGCGCGCGGGCTGGCCGTGGTCGAGGCGTTCCGCCACGCGCCCGGCGGGCTGAGCGCGAGCGCCGCCGCCGAGCTGACCGGCCTGCCCCGCGCCACCGCCCGCCGCGCGCTCCAGGTGCTGTGCGACACCGGGTACGCGGTCAACGACGGCGGTCGGTTCGCGCTGCTGCCGGCGGTGCTGGACCTGGGGTACGCCCGGCTGTCCCGGCTCACCCTGGCCGAGCTGGCGCAGCCGCACCTGGCCGGGCTGGCGGCCTCGCTGGGCGAGTCGGTGTCGATGGCCGTGCTCGACGGGGACGACGTCCGGTACGTGGCGCGGGCCGCCGCGACCCGGGTCATGCGGGTGGACATCACCGTCGGCACCCGGTTCCCGGCGCACGCCACCTCGATGGGGCGCGTCCTGCTGGCCGACCTGCCGGCGGCGGACCGGGCGCCGCTGCTGCGCCGGGCCGAGCGGTTGACCCGGCACACCGTGGTCGGTGAACCGGCGCTGCAGACGACGTTGGACGAGGTCGCGCGGCTCGGTTGGGCGTTGGTGGAGGAGGAGCTGCACGAGGGGCTGCGGTCGCTGGCGGTCGGGGTGCGGGACCGGGCGGGGCGGGTCGTCGCGGCGGTCAACACCGCGTTGCACGTCGGTGGTGTCACGCCGGGGGAGACGGTGGAACGGGTGCTGCCGGCGTTGCGGCGGACGGTGGGGCTGATCGAGGCCGATCTGGCCGTGGCGTTCGACCAGGTGCCGCTGGTCGTGCACTGA
- a CDS encoding aldehyde dehydrogenase family protein: MTIQRELHVGGREVPAQSGRTTDDVNPFTGEVHATVAAGGPEDITRAVEAADEAFPAWAALPPSRRRQVLARAADVLEARADEAATTMTAETGAVLGWGHFNAGLAARVFREAAAAATLPVGDVLTTDVAGQLSLAVREPVGVVAAFAPWNAPLILGARAIATPLVVGNTAVLKPSEEAPIAGGLFLSDVLREAGLPDGVLNVVTNDRADAPQVAEALVCDPRVRVVNFTGSTGVGRIIGGLAARELKPAVLELGGKNAVLVLSDADLDHAVDAVAFGSFANAGQICMSTDRVLVHRSIAEEFTERLAKKVAALPHGDPADPGTVIGPLVDARAARRVADLVAEAVAGGARVRAGGGEPEGAHHPATVLDRVTPDMRIHHEEVFGPVVAVIEVADDDEAVAIANDTPYGLTAGVLTEDTRRGLAVARRLRTGIVHVGNQTVDDEPQAPFGGVGASGYGRFGGRWGVEAFTTTRWVTVAGERGAFPF; this comes from the coding sequence ATGACCATCCAGCGCGAACTCCACGTCGGCGGACGCGAAGTACCAGCTCAGAGCGGGCGGACCACGGACGACGTCAACCCCTTCACCGGGGAGGTGCACGCCACCGTGGCGGCCGGGGGCCCGGAGGACATCACCCGGGCGGTGGAGGCCGCCGACGAGGCGTTCCCGGCGTGGGCGGCGCTGCCGCCGTCCCGGCGCCGCCAGGTCCTGGCGAGGGCCGCCGACGTGCTGGAGGCCCGCGCGGACGAGGCCGCCACCACCATGACCGCCGAGACCGGCGCGGTGCTCGGGTGGGGGCACTTCAACGCGGGGCTGGCCGCGCGCGTGTTCCGCGAGGCGGCCGCGGCGGCCACCCTGCCGGTCGGCGACGTGCTGACCACCGACGTCGCCGGGCAGCTCTCGCTGGCCGTGCGCGAGCCGGTCGGCGTGGTGGCGGCGTTCGCGCCGTGGAACGCGCCGCTGATCCTGGGCGCCCGCGCCATCGCCACCCCGCTGGTGGTGGGCAACACCGCCGTGCTCAAGCCCAGCGAGGAGGCGCCGATCGCCGGCGGCCTGTTCCTGTCCGACGTGCTGCGCGAGGCCGGCCTGCCCGACGGGGTGCTCAACGTGGTCACCAACGACCGGGCGGACGCGCCGCAGGTCGCCGAGGCGCTGGTCTGCGACCCCAGGGTGCGGGTGGTCAACTTCACCGGCTCGACCGGCGTGGGTCGGATCATCGGCGGCCTGGCCGCGCGCGAGCTCAAGCCCGCCGTGCTGGAGCTGGGCGGCAAGAACGCCGTGCTGGTGCTGTCCGACGCCGACCTGGACCACGCCGTGGACGCGGTGGCGTTCGGCTCGTTCGCCAACGCGGGCCAGATCTGCATGTCGACGGACCGCGTCCTGGTGCACCGGTCGATCGCCGAGGAGTTCACCGAGCGGCTGGCCAAGAAGGTCGCCGCCCTGCCGCACGGCGACCCCGCCGACCCCGGCACGGTGATCGGCCCGCTCGTCGACGCGCGCGCCGCGCGCCGGGTGGCGGACCTGGTGGCCGAGGCGGTCGCGGGCGGCGCGCGGGTGCGCGCGGGCGGCGGCGAGCCCGAGGGCGCGCACCACCCGGCCACCGTGCTCGACCGCGTCACGCCGGACATGCGCATCCACCACGAGGAGGTGTTCGGCCCGGTGGTCGCGGTGATCGAGGTGGCCGACGACGACGAGGCCGTGGCCATCGCCAACGACACCCCGTACGGGCTGACCGCCGGCGTGCTGACCGAGGACACCCGGCGCGGCCTGGCCGTCGCGCGCCGGCTGCGCACCGGCATCGTGCACGTCGGCAACCAGACCGTGGACGACGAGCCGCAGGCGCCGTTCGGCGGGGTCGGCGCGAGCGGCTACGGCCGGTTCGGCGGGCGCTGGGGCGTGGAGGCGTTCACCACGACGCGCTGGGTGACGGTGGCGGGCGAGCGCGGCGCGTTCCCGTTCTAG